One window from the genome of Enterobacter asburiae encodes:
- the nrdI gene encoding class Ib ribonucleoside-diphosphate reductase assembly flavoprotein NrdI, with the protein MSGLVFFSSSSENTLRFIERVGLPAVRIPLNERERIRVEEPYILVVPSYGGGGTAGAVPRQVIRFLNDPHNRGLIRGVIAAGNRNFGDAFGRAGDVISQKCGVPYLYRFELMGTQQDVENVRKGVNEFWQRQPQNG; encoded by the coding sequence ATGAGTGGGCTGGTTTTCTTCTCCAGCAGCTCGGAAAACACGCTCCGCTTTATTGAGCGCGTCGGGCTGCCTGCGGTGCGCATTCCGCTCAACGAGCGGGAACGGATCCGGGTAGAGGAACCGTACATTCTGGTGGTGCCCAGCTATGGCGGCGGCGGCACGGCGGGAGCAGTGCCTCGTCAGGTGATCCGCTTTCTCAATGACCCTCATAACCGCGGGCTAATCCGCGGCGTTATCGCGGCGGGAAATCGCAATTTCGGCGATGCCTTTGGCCGCGCCGGGGATGTCATCTCTCAAAAATGCGGCGTGCCGTATCTCTATCGTTTTGAGCTGATGGGGACACAGCAGGACGTCGAAAACGTGCGTAAAGGAGTGAACGAATTTTGGCAACGACAACCGCAGAACGGGTGA
- the nrdH gene encoding glutaredoxin-like protein NrdH gives MSIIIYTRNDCVQCHATKRAMESRGVAFEMVNIDQVPEAADTLRKQGFRQLPVVIAGETSWSGFRPDMINRLSAQAARA, from the coding sequence ATGAGCATTATTATTTACACTCGTAACGATTGTGTTCAGTGCCACGCCACAAAACGGGCAATGGAAAGCCGTGGCGTAGCGTTTGAGATGGTGAATATTGACCAGGTCCCCGAGGCCGCAGATACCCTGCGCAAGCAGGGTTTTCGTCAGCTTCCGGTGGTAATCGCCGGGGAGACAAGCTGGTCCGGCTTCCGCCCGGACATGATTAACCGCCTGAGTGCGCAGGCCGCCCGGGCATGA
- a CDS encoding DUF883 domain-containing protein yields MFNRPNRNDINDDAQDIRNDVSQLADTLEEVLKSWGTDAKDEADAAKRKAQSLLRETRARLNGRTRTTQAACDAVSCATTFVREKPLCTLGTVAAVGIFVGALLSLRK; encoded by the coding sequence ATGTTTAACAGACCGAACCGAAACGATATTAATGACGACGCTCAGGATATTCGTAATGATGTCAGCCAATTAGCGGATACTCTGGAAGAGGTGCTGAAGTCCTGGGGAACTGACGCGAAGGACGAAGCGGATGCCGCAAAACGTAAGGCTCAGTCTCTGCTCCGTGAAACCCGCGCGCGTTTGAACGGGCGTACGCGAACGACTCAGGCTGCCTGCGATGCGGTCAGCTGCGCAACGACCTTCGTGCGCGAAAAACCGCTCTGCACGCTGGGCACGGTCGCGGCCGTCGGGATCTTCGTGGGTGCCTTGCTTAGCCTGCGTAAATAA
- a CDS encoding DUF2002 family protein encodes MYLRPDEVARVLEKEGFTMDEVTPKAYGYRRGENYVYVNREARMGRTALIIHPTLKDRSLSFAEPASDIKTCDHYQQFPLYLGGERHEHYGIPHGFSSRMALERFLKGLFGDVQ; translated from the coding sequence ATGTATTTACGACCTGATGAGGTGGCGCGCGTTCTTGAAAAAGAGGGATTCACCATGGATGAGGTGACACCAAAAGCGTATGGATATCGCCGTGGCGAGAATTATGTTTACGTTAATCGCGAAGCAAGAATGGGACGTACCGCTCTCATTATTCACCCGACGCTGAAAGACAGAAGTCTGTCATTTGCTGAGCCTGCCTCGGATATTAAAACCTGCGATCATTATCAGCAATTTCCGCTCTATTTAGGCGGCGAACGGCATGAGCATTATGGTATTCCGCATGGCTTCAGCTCACGCATGGCGCTGGAGCGGTTTTTGAAGGGACTGTTTGGCGACGTACAGTAA
- the alaE gene encoding L-alanine exporter AlaE, with the protein MFSPQSRLRHAVADTFAMVVYCSVVNMLIEIFLSGMSFEQSLSSRLVAIPVNIIIAWPYGLYRDAVMRFARRISPAGWAKNLADVLAYVTFQSPVYVAILLTVGADWHQIAAAVSSNIVISMLMGAVYGYFLDYCRRLFKVSQYSQAKA; encoded by the coding sequence ATGTTCTCACCGCAATCACGCCTTCGCCATGCCGTGGCGGATACTTTCGCGATGGTTGTCTACTGTTCCGTTGTGAACATGCTGATCGAAATATTCCTCTCCGGAATGTCCTTCGAGCAGTCACTTTCCTCTCGTCTGGTGGCAATCCCGGTCAATATTATTATTGCATGGCCTTACGGGTTATACCGCGATGCGGTAATGCGTTTCGCGCGTCGTATCAGCCCCGCAGGCTGGGCGAAAAACCTGGCGGACGTCCTGGCGTATGTGACGTTCCAGTCGCCGGTTTACGTGGCCATACTGCTGACAGTGGGTGCAGACTGGCACCAGATCGCAGCGGCGGTCAGTTCGAATATTGTGATTTCAATGCTGATGGGTGCGGTATACGGCTATTTCCTCGACTACTGCCGCCGCCTGTTTAAGGTCAGCCAGTACAGCCAGGCAAAAGCGTGA
- the stpA gene encoding DNA-binding protein StpA, producing the protein MSLTLQNLNNIRTLRAMARELTLDVLEEMLEKVRVVTEEKRSEQTELEQQRAEQQEKINALLELMKADGISPTDLLGSELAQTGKPAKKRKPREAKYRFIDQNGEEKTWTGQGRTPKPIASALADGKSLDDFLI; encoded by the coding sequence ATGTCTTTGACGTTACAGAATCTTAATAATATCCGAACTCTGCGCGCCATGGCGCGTGAATTAACCCTGGACGTTCTTGAGGAAATGCTGGAAAAGGTCAGGGTCGTTACTGAAGAGAAACGGAGTGAACAGACGGAATTAGAGCAGCAGCGTGCTGAGCAGCAGGAAAAAATTAATGCCCTGCTGGAGCTGATGAAAGCCGATGGTATTTCACCGACTGACCTGCTGGGCTCTGAACTGGCGCAGACGGGTAAGCCCGCGAAAAAGCGCAAGCCGCGTGAAGCAAAATATCGTTTTATTGACCAGAACGGTGAAGAGAAAACGTGGACCGGCCAGGGCCGCACGCCGAAGCCTATTGCCAGCGCGCTGGCAGACGGTAAATCACTGGATGATTTTCTGATCTAA
- a CDS encoding rhodanese family protein yields MSLPLLSPRQASARVAEGAKLIDIRDADEYAREHIPAARSVPLDTLPGGLNAQAGDTVIFHCQSGARTSGNADRLAQAAAPAQAFVVEGGIQGWKQAGLPTVEDKSQPLPLMRQVQIAAGLLILCGVVLGYSVSSGFFLLSGFVGAGLLFAGVTGFCGMARLLKVMPWNRRTS; encoded by the coding sequence ATGTCTCTTCCTCTTCTTTCCCCGCGCCAGGCCAGTGCCCGCGTCGCTGAAGGCGCAAAACTGATTGATATTCGTGATGCCGATGAGTACGCCCGCGAGCATATTCCCGCCGCGCGCTCCGTGCCGCTGGATACCTTACCCGGCGGACTTAACGCGCAGGCGGGGGATACGGTGATTTTTCACTGCCAGTCCGGCGCCCGGACGTCGGGGAATGCTGACCGCCTTGCTCAGGCCGCCGCGCCCGCGCAGGCCTTTGTGGTCGAGGGGGGCATTCAGGGCTGGAAGCAGGCCGGGCTGCCGACCGTCGAAGACAAATCCCAGCCGCTGCCGCTGATGCGTCAGGTGCAAATTGCCGCCGGGCTCTTGATACTCTGTGGCGTAGTGCTGGGCTATAGCGTCTCCAGCGGCTTTTTCCTGCTCAGCGGTTTTGTCGGCGCCGGGCTGTTGTTCGCCGGAGTGACGGGCTTTTGCGGTATGGCGCGACTGCTCAAGGTGATGCCCTGGAACCGGCGTACCTCATAA
- a CDS encoding ArsR/SmtB family transcription factor yields the protein MTELEQLQASAEQAATLLKAMSNPRRLLILCTLCGAPGTSAGELARATGLSPSATSQHLARMREEGLIDSTRDAQRILYFIKNDAVHQLISTLKTLYCP from the coding sequence ATGACCGAACTTGAACAGCTTCAGGCCAGCGCCGAACAGGCCGCCACACTCTTAAAGGCGATGAGCAACCCGCGTCGCCTGCTGATCCTCTGCACCCTGTGCGGAGCGCCCGGCACCAGCGCGGGGGAACTGGCGCGAGCCACGGGGCTAAGCCCTTCCGCCACGTCGCAGCATCTGGCGCGCATGCGTGAGGAAGGGCTTATCGACAGCACCCGCGACGCGCAGCGCATTCTCTATTTCATTAAAAACGATGCGGTACATCAGCTGATCAGCACCCTGAAAACCCTTTATTGTCCGTAA
- a CDS encoding LysR substrate-binding domain-containing protein, whose amino-acid sequence MNSIFTEENLLAFTTAARFGSFSKAAAELGVTTSAISYTIKRMETGLDVVLFVRSTRSIELTESGFYFYRKATDLLNDFHAIKRGIDTISQGIEARVRICINQLLYTPRHTARLLQVLKKQFPTCQITVTTEVYNGVWDSIINNQANIAIGAPDTLLDGGGIDYTEIGAIRWVFAIAPEHPLAFTPEPIAESQLRLYPNIMVEDTAHTINKKVGWLLHGQEAILVPDFNTKCQCQILGEGIGFLPEYMTREAVDAGLLVTRRINNPRQDSRMLLATQHAATGQVTRWIKQQFGPAGVLTHIYSDLLWREATN is encoded by the coding sequence ATGAATTCCATCTTTACCGAAGAGAACCTGCTGGCCTTTACTACCGCCGCACGCTTCGGCAGCTTCAGCAAAGCCGCCGCCGAGCTGGGCGTGACGACCTCCGCCATCAGTTACACCATTAAGCGCATGGAGACCGGGCTGGACGTGGTGCTGTTTGTCCGCAGCACGCGCAGCATTGAGCTGACCGAGTCCGGGTTTTACTTTTACCGTAAGGCCACCGACCTGCTAAACGACTTCCACGCCATCAAGCGCGGAATAGATACCATTTCGCAGGGCATCGAGGCGCGGGTGCGCATCTGTATTAATCAGCTTTTATACACGCCGCGCCACACCGCCAGGCTGCTGCAGGTGCTGAAAAAACAGTTTCCGACCTGTCAAATTACCGTCACTACCGAGGTCTACAACGGCGTCTGGGACTCCATCATCAACAACCAGGCCAATATCGCGATTGGCGCGCCGGACACGCTGCTCGACGGCGGCGGAATTGATTACACCGAGATCGGCGCCATCCGCTGGGTCTTTGCCATCGCGCCGGAACACCCGCTGGCGTTCACCCCGGAGCCGATAGCGGAAAGCCAGCTGCGCCTGTATCCCAACATCATGGTGGAAGATACCGCGCACACCATTAACAAAAAGGTCGGATGGCTGCTGCACGGGCAGGAGGCTATTCTGGTGCCGGACTTTAACACCAAATGTCAGTGTCAGATCCTGGGCGAAGGGATAGGTTTTTTACCGGAATATATGACCCGCGAGGCGGTAGACGCGGGGCTGCTGGTTACCCGACGTATTAATAACCCGCGTCAGGACTCACGTATGCTGCTCGCCACGCAGCATGCCGCAACCGGCCAGGTCACGCGGTGGATCAAACAGCAGTTTGGCCCTGCAGGGGTGCTGACCCACATCTATAGCGATCTCCTCTGGCGCGAGGCCACAAATTAG
- a CDS encoding ankyrin repeat domain-containing protein — translation MSANELVTEFLLAAEEGNSDALKACLEKGVDINATNRQKRTAVIIASLKKHYPCVELLIAAGADIDKQDQTCFNPFLISCLTNDITLLRIVLPANPDLDRLTRFGGVGITPASEKGHVEIVRELLEKTDINVNHTNFVGWTPLLEAIVLNDGGAKQQEIVKLLLDHGANPHMTDKYGKTPLELAREKGFDAIADLLLAAGA, via the coding sequence ATGTCTGCGAACGAACTCGTTACTGAATTTCTGCTGGCGGCAGAAGAGGGCAATAGCGATGCGCTAAAAGCCTGCCTGGAAAAAGGCGTGGATATTAACGCCACTAATCGACAGAAAAGAACCGCCGTTATTATTGCCAGCCTGAAAAAACATTATCCCTGCGTGGAGTTATTAATTGCCGCCGGGGCGGATATTGATAAACAGGATCAGACCTGCTTTAACCCCTTCCTGATTAGCTGCCTGACCAACGATATTACCCTGCTGCGCATTGTCCTTCCGGCAAATCCGGATCTCGACCGCCTGACGCGTTTTGGCGGCGTGGGCATTACGCCAGCCAGTGAAAAAGGGCACGTGGAGATCGTGCGCGAGCTGCTGGAAAAAACCGATATCAACGTCAACCACACCAACTTTGTCGGCTGGACGCCGCTGCTGGAAGCGATCGTGCTCAACGACGGCGGCGCGAAGCAGCAGGAGATCGTCAAGCTACTTTTGGATCACGGCGCAAACCCGCACATGACCGATAAATATGGCAAAACCCCGCTCGAACTGGCGCGGGAAAAAGGTTTCGATGCGATAGCTGACCTGCTGCTGGCGGCGGGCGCATAA
- the fdrA gene encoding acyl-CoA synthetase FdrA → MPTKIVIKKNTYFDSVSLMSVSTKANKLPGVEQAFVAMATEMNKGVLKNLGLLTPELAEAKNGDLMIVIKGDAANDETLAAIEALFTRKESAGSHEARYATIASAKTHRPDSNLAVISVNGTFAAREARQALENDLNVMLFSDNVSLDDELALKQLAHRKGLLMMGPDCGTAIINGAGLCFANAVRRGPIGIVGASGTGSQELSVRIHEFGGGVSQLIGTGGRDLSEKIGGLMMLDAIDMLEADEDTQVIALISKPPALAVAEKVLTRARACRKPVVVCFLGRSEPPADEDGLQFARGTKEAALKAVLLTGIKKESLDLHPLNWPLIEEVRARLTPQQKYIRGLFCGGTLCDEAMFAALAKFDDVYSNIQPDPAKRLSDISVSKAHTFLDFGDDDFTNGKPHPMIDPTNRISRLLQEARDPEVGVIVMDFVLGFGAHEDPVGVMIDAIKEAQAIAQADNRPLEILGYVLGTDQDPQSLAQQCQLLTDAGVIWASSSTNTGLLAREFVCKGEKA, encoded by the coding sequence ATGCCAACGAAAATCGTCATAAAAAAGAACACCTATTTTGACTCCGTCTCATTAATGTCCGTTTCCACCAAAGCCAATAAATTGCCGGGCGTCGAGCAGGCGTTTGTGGCCATGGCGACGGAAATGAATAAAGGCGTCTTAAAAAACCTCGGGCTATTAACGCCGGAATTAGCGGAAGCCAAAAACGGCGACCTGATGATCGTCATTAAAGGCGACGCGGCGAATGATGAAACGCTGGCCGCTATTGAAGCGCTGTTCACCCGTAAAGAGAGCGCAGGCTCCCATGAAGCGCGCTACGCGACGATTGCCAGCGCCAAAACCCATCGTCCTGACAGCAACCTTGCAGTGATTTCCGTCAACGGCACCTTCGCCGCCCGCGAAGCGCGCCAGGCGCTGGAAAACGATCTTAACGTGATGCTCTTTTCCGATAACGTATCGCTCGACGACGAGCTGGCGCTGAAGCAGCTCGCGCACCGGAAAGGGCTACTGATGATGGGGCCGGACTGCGGCACCGCCATCATCAACGGCGCGGGGCTGTGCTTTGCCAATGCGGTGCGCCGCGGGCCGATTGGCATCGTCGGCGCATCCGGCACCGGCAGCCAGGAGCTGAGCGTGCGCATTCACGAATTCGGCGGCGGCGTGTCGCAGCTGATTGGCACCGGCGGGCGCGATCTCAGCGAGAAAATCGGCGGCCTGATGATGCTCGACGCCATCGACATGCTGGAAGCCGACGAGGACACCCAGGTTATCGCGCTGATCTCCAAGCCGCCCGCGCTAGCGGTGGCAGAAAAGGTGCTAACCCGCGCCAGAGCCTGCCGCAAGCCGGTGGTCGTCTGCTTCCTCGGCCGCAGCGAACCGCCCGCCGATGAAGACGGCCTGCAGTTTGCGCGCGGCACTAAAGAGGCGGCCCTGAAGGCGGTCCTGCTCACCGGCATCAAAAAAGAATCCCTCGATCTGCATCCGCTCAACTGGCCTTTGATTGAAGAAGTGCGCGCTCGCCTGACGCCGCAGCAGAAGTACATTCGCGGCCTGTTCTGCGGCGGCACCCTGTGCGACGAGGCGATGTTCGCGGCGCTTGCGAAATTCGACGACGTCTACAGCAACATCCAGCCGGATCCGGCTAAGCGCCTGAGCGACATCAGCGTCAGTAAAGCCCACACCTTCCTCGACTTTGGCGACGACGACTTCACCAACGGCAAGCCGCACCCGATGATCGATCCGACCAACCGCATCAGCCGCCTGCTGCAGGAGGCGCGCGATCCGGAGGTGGGCGTCATCGTGATGGACTTCGTGCTGGGCTTCGGCGCGCATGAGGATCCGGTCGGCGTGATGATCGACGCCATCAAAGAGGCACAGGCGATCGCACAGGCCGATAACCGTCCTCTGGAAATTCTCGGCTACGTGCTCGGCACCGACCAGGATCCGCAGTCGCTGGCGCAACAGTGTCAGCTGCTGACCGACGCAGGCGTCATCTGGGCCAGCAGCAGTACCAATACCGGATTACTGGCACGCGAATTTGTTTGCAAAGGGGAGAAAGCATAA
- a CDS encoding DUF1116 domain-containing protein — protein MTTLFNQPLNVINVGIAMFSDDLKKQHVPVTQLDWTPPGQGNMQVVEALDQLAEKPLAEKIAAANQIALERIIQSHPVLVGYDQAINVVPGMTRTTILHAGPPVSWENMCGAMKGAVTGALVFEGLAKDLDDAARLAASGDITFSPCHEHDCVGSMAGVTSASMFMHIVENKTYGNRAFTNLSEQMAKILRMGANDQSVIDRLNWMRDVLGPMLRDAMKIIGEIDLRLMLAQALHMGDECHNRNNAGTTLLIQALTPGLIQAGYPVEQQREVFAFVASSDYFSGPTWMAMCKAALDAAHGIEYSTVVTTMARNGYEFGLRVSGLPGQWFTGPAQQVIGPMFAGYKPEDSGLDIGDSAITETYGIGGFAMATAPAIVALVGGTVDEAIDFSRQMREITLGENPNVTIPLLSFMGIPTAIDITKVAGSGILPVINTAIAHKDAGIGMIGAGIVHPPFSCFEKALLTFRDRYFL, from the coding sequence ATGACGACCTTATTCAACCAGCCGCTGAACGTCATTAACGTCGGCATTGCGATGTTCAGCGACGACCTCAAAAAACAGCACGTTCCCGTCACCCAGCTCGACTGGACGCCGCCGGGGCAGGGCAATATGCAGGTCGTTGAGGCGCTCGACCAGCTGGCGGAAAAACCGCTAGCGGAGAAAATCGCCGCCGCTAACCAAATCGCCCTTGAGCGCATTATTCAGTCTCATCCGGTGCTGGTGGGCTATGACCAGGCCATTAACGTTGTGCCGGGCATGACCCGCACCACCATTCTGCACGCCGGTCCGCCCGTCTCATGGGAAAACATGTGCGGGGCGATGAAGGGTGCGGTCACCGGGGCGCTGGTGTTTGAAGGGCTGGCGAAAGATCTGGACGACGCGGCAAGGCTGGCGGCCTCTGGCGATATTACCTTCTCGCCGTGCCACGAGCATGACTGCGTGGGCTCGATGGCGGGCGTCACCTCCGCGTCGATGTTTATGCACATCGTTGAAAACAAAACCTACGGCAACCGCGCGTTCACCAACCTCAGCGAGCAGATGGCGAAGATCCTGCGCATGGGCGCTAACGACCAGAGCGTGATCGACCGCCTGAACTGGATGCGCGACGTGCTCGGCCCGATGCTGCGCGACGCGATGAAGATTATCGGCGAAATCGACCTGCGCCTGATGCTGGCCCAGGCGCTGCACATGGGCGACGAGTGCCACAACCGCAACAACGCGGGCACCACGCTGCTGATTCAGGCGCTGACGCCGGGGCTGATTCAGGCGGGCTATCCGGTAGAGCAGCAGCGCGAGGTGTTCGCGTTTGTCGCCAGCAGCGACTACTTCTCCGGCCCGACGTGGATGGCGATGTGTAAGGCCGCGCTGGACGCCGCCCACGGTATTGAGTACAGCACCGTCGTCACCACCATGGCGCGCAACGGCTACGAGTTTGGCCTGCGCGTTTCCGGCCTGCCGGGGCAGTGGTTCACCGGCCCGGCGCAGCAGGTGATTGGCCCGATGTTCGCAGGCTATAAGCCGGAAGACTCCGGGCTGGATATCGGCGACAGCGCCATCACCGAAACCTACGGCATCGGCGGGTTTGCGATGGCGACGGCCCCGGCGATTGTTGCGCTGGTAGGCGGGACGGTGGATGAAGCCATCGACTTTTCCCGTCAGATGCGCGAAATCACCCTCGGCGAAAACCCGAACGTCACCATTCCGCTGCTCTCGTTTATGGGCATCCCAACCGCCATCGACATCACCAAAGTCGCGGGCAGCGGCATTCTGCCGGTGATTAACACCGCCATTGCCCATAAAGACGCGGGCATCGGCATGATTGGGGCGGGCATCGTTCACCCGCCGTTTAGCTGTTTTGAAAAGGCGCTGTTGACCTTCCGCGATCGCTACTTTTTATAA
- a CDS encoding xanthine permease, which produces MKNMKLEWKRGDWAAYFGLMTNNLTNLLTMMGLLIFVVGIPKEIVYGRIAPAFGLAVLVASICYAWFGMQMARATGRTDVTALPSGPSAPSIFTVTFLVLMPVYQQTGDAEFAIQIGLVWCFVEAMILAGGSFLGETIRKMIPRTVLLSCLSGLGLLLLAMNPMLQAFEAPTVSFIVLLLIFINWFGKKPIFAKIPTGLLLLIAGTALAWISGLQSPEAIKASMSSFGFNPPQVHVEGFLQGLPHALPYLASAVPLGLANYIFDLENIESAHAAGDEYPTRKVMLANGLASMLGCLMGNPFPVTVYVGHPGWKAMGASIGYTLASGVTMFIVPLFGLGAFMLAIIPMTAIVPILVFIGVVTANQVVRETPKVEVPVIFICLFPWIANWALTMMNSVMGAAGTSAAKIGTEVLHSKGIYYEGLVHLGNGAPLASMLWGCIAIFAIINKPLRGAVAAAGGALLALFGVIHAPVVGFAEGSSLMFVTAYLMMGGMFVVKHFLDSREAASAAAPVSEA; this is translated from the coding sequence ATGAAAAACATGAAACTGGAGTGGAAAAGAGGTGACTGGGCGGCCTATTTCGGGTTGATGACCAACAACCTGACCAATTTGCTGACCATGATGGGGCTGCTCATTTTTGTCGTCGGCATCCCGAAGGAGATTGTTTATGGACGCATCGCGCCGGCCTTCGGGCTGGCGGTGCTGGTGGCGAGTATTTGCTACGCCTGGTTCGGTATGCAGATGGCGCGCGCCACCGGGCGAACGGATGTGACCGCGCTGCCGTCCGGCCCGAGCGCGCCGTCAATTTTTACCGTGACCTTCCTGGTGCTGATGCCGGTTTATCAGCAAACGGGCGATGCGGAGTTCGCGATCCAGATTGGCCTGGTGTGGTGCTTCGTGGAGGCGATGATCCTCGCGGGCGGTTCGTTTTTAGGGGAAACCATCCGCAAGATGATCCCGCGTACCGTGCTGCTGTCGTGCCTCTCCGGTTTGGGTCTGCTGCTGCTGGCGATGAACCCGATGCTGCAGGCGTTTGAAGCGCCGACCGTGTCGTTTATCGTGCTGCTGCTGATCTTCATTAACTGGTTTGGCAAAAAGCCGATTTTCGCCAAAATCCCGACCGGCCTGCTGCTGCTGATAGCCGGTACCGCACTGGCGTGGATCTCCGGCCTGCAAAGCCCGGAAGCGATTAAAGCGTCCATGTCATCCTTCGGCTTTAATCCGCCGCAGGTGCACGTGGAAGGCTTCCTGCAGGGCCTGCCGCACGCGCTGCCGTATCTTGCCTCTGCCGTGCCGCTGGGGCTGGCGAACTACATCTTTGACCTGGAGAACATCGAAAGCGCCCACGCGGCGGGGGATGAATACCCGACGCGCAAGGTGATGCTGGCAAACGGTCTGGCCTCCATGCTCGGCTGCCTGATGGGCAACCCGTTCCCGGTCACGGTCTACGTCGGCCATCCCGGCTGGAAAGCGATGGGGGCGAGCATCGGCTACACGCTGGCCTCGGGCGTGACCATGTTCATCGTGCCACTGTTCGGGCTGGGGGCGTTTATGCTCGCCATCATACCGATGACCGCCATCGTGCCGATTCTGGTGTTTATCGGTGTCGTGACGGCCAATCAGGTGGTCAGGGAGACGCCGAAAGTGGAGGTGCCGGTGATCTTCATCTGCCTGTTCCCGTGGATCGCCAACTGGGCGCTGACCATGATGAACAGCGTGATGGGGGCGGCAGGCACCAGCGCGGCCAAAATCGGCACCGAGGTGCTGCACAGCAAGGGGATTTACTACGAGGGATTAGTCCATCTGGGGAACGGCGCACCGCTCGCCAGCATGTTGTGGGGCTGTATCGCCATCTTCGCCATCATCAACAAACCGCTGCGCGGGGCCGTTGCGGCTGCGGGTGGGGCGCTGCTGGCGCTGTTTGGGGTGATCCACGCCCCGGTGGTGGGATTTGCCGAAGGCAGTTCGCTGATGTTCGTCACCGCGTATCTGATGATGGGCGGCATGTTTGTGGTGAAGCATTTCCTCGATAGCCGGGAAGCAGCGAGCGCTGCGGCACCGGTTTCTGAAGCTTAA
- a CDS encoding carbamate kinase family protein, protein MKELMVVAIGGNSIIKDNASQSVEHQAQAVKAVAESVLEMLASDYDIVLTHGNGPQVGLDLRRAEIAHEREGLPLTPLANCVADTQGGIGYLIQQALNNCLAARGEQKAVTVVTQVEVDKNDPGFTHPTKPIGAFFTEGQRDELQRAHPDWRFVEDSGRGYRRVVASPQPLRIVEADAIKTLTQKGYVVIGAGGGGIPVVRSEQGDYQSVDAVIDKDLSTALLAREIGADVLVITTGVEKVCVNFGKPNQQALDTVNVVQMTRYLEEGHFPAGSMLPKIVASLEFLHHGGRRVIVTSPDCLPAALRGETGTHIVNEGR, encoded by the coding sequence ATGAAAGAGCTTATGGTCGTCGCCATCGGCGGCAACAGCATTATCAAAGACAATGCCAGCCAGTCGGTTGAACATCAGGCGCAGGCGGTGAAAGCGGTGGCAGAGTCGGTGCTGGAAATGCTGGCCTCCGACTATGACATCGTGCTCACCCACGGCAACGGCCCCCAGGTGGGGCTGGATCTGCGCCGCGCCGAAATCGCCCACGAGCGGGAAGGGCTGCCGCTGACCCCTCTGGCCAACTGCGTGGCGGACACCCAGGGCGGCATCGGCTACCTGATCCAGCAGGCGCTCAACAATTGTCTGGCCGCGCGCGGGGAGCAAAAAGCGGTCACGGTCGTCACGCAGGTGGAGGTGGATAAAAACGATCCCGGCTTTACCCACCCGACGAAACCTATTGGTGCGTTCTTCACCGAGGGGCAGCGCGACGAGCTGCAGCGCGCGCACCCGGACTGGCGTTTTGTTGAGGACTCCGGCCGTGGCTATCGTCGCGTGGTGGCTTCACCCCAGCCGCTGCGGATTGTTGAAGCGGATGCCATTAAGACGCTGACCCAAAAAGGGTATGTCGTGATCGGCGCGGGCGGCGGCGGGATCCCGGTCGTGCGCAGCGAACAGGGGGATTACCAGAGCGTCGACGCGGTGATTGATAAAGATCTCTCCACGGCGCTGCTGGCGCGGGAGATCGGTGCCGACGTACTGGTGATTACCACCGGCGTGGAAAAGGTGTGCGTCAACTTCGGCAAGCCAAACCAGCAGGCGTTGGACACGGTAAACGTGGTGCAGATGACGCGTTATCTGGAAGAAGGCCACTTCCCGGCGGGCAGCATGCTGCCCAAAATTGTCGCCTCGCTGGAATTCTTACACCACGGCGGCAGGAGGGTGATCGTCACCTCGCCGGACTGCCTGCCCGCCGCGCTGCGCGGAGAAACCGGCACCCATATCGTTAATGAAGGAAGATAA